The Rhizoctonia solani chromosome 14, complete sequence genome has a segment encoding these proteins:
- a CDS encoding interferon-induced 6-16 family protein: MERPWIHRTLVSAAKFAIFSATTTTIIVMVTPPFLGFTASGVAAGSLAAAIQSVFYGAAVPAGSLFSIMQSIGATGVFLPAIAAGLSAGTLCAVTRIVVGAVARVYQFLDGRMRERLLELLRALVAMGALTALDLQRIVGQGRQGIAG; the protein is encoded by the exons ATGGAGCGACCGTGGATTCATAGGA CACTTGTCAGTGCAGCAAAATTTGCGATCTTTAGTGCCACCACAACCACCATAATAGTCATGGTCACCCCTCCCTTCCTTGGATTCACGGCCTCAGGAGTTGCGGCAG GCTCACTCGCAGCGGCAATACAAAGCGTGTTTTACGGTGCAGCTGTTCCCGCCGGAAGCCTGTTCTCCATAATGCAATCTATAGGAGCAACAGGAGTCTTCCTTCCTGCTATCGCGGCCGGACTGAGTGCCGGCACACTCTGTGCAGTGACTCGCATCGTTGTTGGCGCCGTCGCTCGCGTCTACCAATTTTTGGACGGTCGTATGCGGGAAAGGCTCTTGGAGCTTCTCCGAGCACTGGTGGCTATGGGGGCGCTGACAGCTCTTGATTTACAGCGCATCGTCGGCCAAGGTCGCCAAGGTATTGCGGGATAA
- a CDS encoding Serine/threonine-protein kinase, whose product MLPALIQLCVLAIVLCVAAEPFRRSSHASIQKFSKDLATAKRTSSSLPWRKTREDTPMVPHSVPGPSTAGQDVRLLDIVLAASVDGRFHALNRTTGELIWGSSYGFPNSLYNLVRSDHRSLVDSEHVEESEETYVIEPQTGEVFVLHPGDAPVERLGYSIPQLAELSPFIPPGDDERVFHSTTTTSLITIDLLTGRILGVYGEHCAWDNDDSNDDDSPIDVNAMLDDLDGTQELPRKQRPIEVVIGRTDYHVSVYVKGRGVVQNLKFTKYGPNNVHRAIQAAWNRSPDSTYFQPSPDGRLYSFAKGTILTYVPTYPLIVAIFDAVYLPTRRDPILLLQPIPKLSDLSASRSADMDLPEFTYIGRIDDSLFALGHTAYPLVLFSHVGKKQLPRIDDGGKAPNSYPLSDPDSSAERCYDLDCLTGTKWSQSARRSGLNRLIGEEHVLYIEGSAGVEDPPEDYPSHDIPQSRPDPPRTPKRPQTLPPDPTRTTRATNSTSHGRPAIEDKTPEATPSPRSGIRGVAREWLAAWASMGGVVLSTVMFGLGLGVRRGKLSLGPILLKLLGIKNDNSSPEPDAKPVVEEEDDEIPPPVPPKPYSFSRQDPYFMTSDSRPGVPLKDVPTTPPRRRIRPRVRGGVPSSASVPILPTLNPTGQLAASKSTGDVNAERGLVEEPEGQIVDEKKEPENTETEVEGAVEEANTPGKKRVRRGRRGKGRGKGASTGDANKNGVETEGVLSEGSESFIRVEKTEKAPVVPKSSLVVSEEVLGYGSHGTVVYKGKFQGRSVAVKRLLHDFVTLASREVALLQESDDHPNVIRYYYEEHRENFLYIALELCPCSLSDLVERPQMFPDVVGSFDPKRALSQVTAGLRHLHALKIVHRDIKPQNILVSARGAMLISDFGLCRKLDVDQTSFMPTAYGGAAAGTAGWRAPEILRGEVNVDMAALDVSNGGIGSSSGSGSGSATSGTRLTRSVDVFALGCLFFYVLSGGDHAFGDRFERDVNILRDEKRLDWLERLGEEGFEAIDLIQKMLSPDPKKRPDTTKCLTHPFFWTPSRRLAFLQDASDRFEIMERDPREPGLVALETGAVNIIGNDWQRRLDKMFIDNLGKFRKYDVTSVQDLLRALRNKKNHYQDLPDNVKRHLGPLPEGFLSYFTRRFPKLFLHVYCVVEGSPLMVEPMFRSYFALEE is encoded by the exons ATGCTCCCCGCGCTAATCCAACTATGTGTACTCGCGATTGTACTCTGTGTTGCCGCCGAACCATTCCGACGCTCGTCTCATGCAAGTATCCAAAAGTTCTCCAAGGATTTGGCGACTGCGAAACGAACTAGCTCCAGCCTGCCATGGCGTAAAACTCGAGAAGATACCCCGATGGTGCCTCACAGTGTGCCTGGACCTAGCACGGCAGGGCAAGACGTCAGATTGCTGGATATTGTGTTGGCCGCGAGCGTAGACGGGCGATTTCATGCCTTGAACCGGACCACGGGGGAGCTCATCTG GGGTTCCTCCTATGGCTTCCCAAACTCCCTCTACAACCTCGTACGGAGCGACCACCGTTCACTTGTCGACTCGGAGCATGTCGAAGAGAGCGAAGAGACCTATGTCATTGAGCCCCAGACGGGAGAAGTCTTCGTATTGCACCCGGGAGATGCCCCCGTCGAGCGTCTCGGGTATTCTATTCCACAGCTTGCAGAGCTTTCTCCATTTATACCACCAGGCGACGACGAGCGTGTATTTCATAGCACGACAACCACCTCGCTCATCACGATTGATTTGCTCACCGGCCGTATCTTGGGAGTCTACGGCGAGCATTGTGCCTGGGATAACGACGATTCAAACGACGACGATTCACCCATCGATGTGAATGCCATGCTTGATGATCTCGATGGCACCCAAGAATTACCGCGGAAACAGCGGCCTATTGAAGTTGTCATTGGTCGCACTG ACTACCACGTTTCCGTATACGTCAAAGGTCGGGGCGTCGTTCAAAACCTCAAAttcaccaagtatgggcCAAACAACGTCCACCGCGCTATCCAGGCTGCTTGGAATCGCTCACCGGATTCCACCTACTTTCAGCCTAGCCCCGATGGCAGGCTTTATAGTTTCGCCAAAGGCACTATTCTCACCTATGTGCCTACCTACCCGTTGAT TGTCGCTATTTTCGACGCGGTATACCTCCCGACCAGGCGAGACCCAATCTTGCTTCTCCAGCCTATACCTAAACTCTCGGATCTGTCAGCTTCACGTTCGGCTGATATGGATCTCCCCGAGTTTACGTACATTGGTCGGATTGATGACAGTCTCTTTGCACTCGGCCACACCGCCTATCCTCTCGTTCTTTTCTCCCATGTCGGGAAGAAACAGCTGCCGCGCATTGACGACGGAGGCAAAGCGCCCAATTCCTATCCTCTGTCGGATCCTGATTCATCCGCAGAACGGTGCTATGATTTAGATTGCCTAACGGGGACAAAATGGAGTCAATCTGCGCGGCGTTCAGGGTTGAATCGGCTTATTGGGGAAGAACATGTACTCTATATCGAGGGATCGGCGGGTGTCGAAGACCCACCCGAAGACTATCCTTCCCATGATATCCCTCAATCGAGGCCCGATCCCCCTCGAACACCCAAACGACCTCAAACTCTCCCGCCTGATCCGACTCGTACAACTCGCGCGACCAATTCTACGTCTCACGGGCGTCCTGCCATCGAGGATAAGACACCTGAAGCAACGCCCTCGCCTCGAAGTGGAATCAGAGGTGTCGCGCGCGAATGGTTGGCTGCCTGGGCAAGCATGGGTGGGGTGGTGCTTTCCACTGTCATGTTTGGCCTCGGACTTGGTGTGAGGAGAGGCAAGCTGAGTCTCGGGCCTATATTACTGAAGTTACTCGGAATCAAGAACGACAATAGCTCACCCGAGCCCGACGCGAAGCCTGTCGTTGAAGAAGAGGATGATGAGATTCCGCCGCCCGTACCTCCAAAACCGTATTCATTTTCCCGGCAAGACCCGTATTTCATGACCTCCGACTCGCGGCCTGGTGTTCCACTAAAGGACGTCCCTACGACACCGCCCAGACGACGCATTCGCCCACGCGTCCGGGGTGGAGTACCTTCTTCTGCGTCTGTCCCCATCTTGCCGACCTTGAATCCCACTGGGCAGTTGGCTGCTTCCAAGAGTACGGGCGATGTGAATGCCGAAAGAGGGCTTGTTGAGGAACCTGAAGGTCAAATCGTCGACGAAAAGAAGGAACCAGAGAACACAGAGACAGAGGTCGAAGGAGCGGTCGAGGAGGCCAATACTCCAGGCAAAAAACGTGTCAGAAGGGGTCGGCGTGGTAAGGGTCGAGGAAAGGGAGCTAGCACGGGAGATGCGAACAAGAATGGAGTGGAGACAGAGGGCGTGTTGTCCGAGGGGTCAGAAAGCTTTATTCGCGTGGAAAAGACGGAAAAGGCACCGGTTGTCCCCAAGTCCTCGTTGGTTGTGAGCGAAGAAGTTCTGG GCTATGGTTCACACGGCACAGTTGTCTACAAGGGCAAATTCCAAGGTCGATCTGTCGCGGTCAAACGACTCTTGCACGACTTCGTCACACTTGCCTCGCGTGAAGTTGCCCTATTACAGGAATCCGATGACCACCCGAATGTGATCCGATACTATTACGAAGAACATCGCGAGAACTTCCTCTACATAGCACTCGAACTTTGTCCCTGCTCACTTTCAGACTTGGTCGAACGCCCACAAATGTTCCCAGATGTCGTTGGGTCGTTTGATCCCAAGCGCGCCTTGTCTCAAGTTACCGCCGGCCTTCGTCACTTGCATGCCCTCAAGATTGTTCATCGTGATATTAAACCGCAGAACATCCTTGTTTCTGCTCGAGGAGCGATGTTAATTTCTGACTTTGGCTTGTGTCGAAAGCTTGATGTAGACCAGACGAGCTTTATGCCTACCGCATATGGCGGAGCGGCAGCTGGAACAGCCGGATGGCGCGCGCCTGAAATTTTGCGTGGAGAAGTCAACGTTGATATGGCCGCCCTGGACGTATCCAATGGCGGAATCGGCTCCAGTTCGGGTTCCGGGTCAGGCAGCGCTACCTCTGGCACACGACTGACTCGAAGTGTGGATGTATTCGCCCTCGGCTGTCTGTTCTTCTACGTTCTGAGCGGGGGAGACCATGCGTTTGGTGATCGATTCGAGCGGGATGTGAATATTTTAAGAGATGAGAAACGCTTGGACTGGTTGGAAAGGCTTGGCGAGGAAGGATTCGAGGCGATTGATCTAATCCAGAAGATGTTGAGCCCGGATCCTAAAAAACG GCCGGATACGACGAAATGCCTCACACACCCGTTCTTCTGGACCCCGAGTCGCCGATTAGCTTTCCTCCAGGATGCTTCGGACAGATTCGAAATCATGGAACGAGATCCGCGCGAGCCTGGGCTCGTTGCCCTCGAAACTGGTGCGGTCAACATTATTGGGAATGACTGGCAACGCCGATTGGACAAGATGTTCATCGACAATTTGGGTAAATTTAGAAAGTACGACGTGACCAGCGTACAAGATCTTCTCCGGGCCTTGAGAAATAAG AAAAACCATTATCAGGACTTGCCAGACAATGTCAAGAGGCATTTAGGTCCTCTGCCCGAAGGCTTCTTGAGCTATTTTACGAGACGGTTCCCCAAGTTATTTTTACATGTGTATTGCGTCGTGGAAGGTTCTCCACTCATGGTTGAGCCTATGTTCCGATCGTATTTTGCCCTGGAAGAATGA
- a CDS encoding aldo/keto reductase family protein: protein MAPIESLEQVIQSAQSPISQDPTAHSNQLRSLAKKPGGNIIFGSLLPVAPPTPVEGDAPPEPPASTQNDPLDLIDPAHSTLVALFILSARVLPESAAPPPLQHISNFCTNFNPEHARLAPERVTMLAQGIYTLAERNQAISDAIPLLMSLVRRYPPHVGYLTTIHPLLLAACVQARHFTTVIPILAEGITEIDTQISDVQYTDNLQYHYLGGCIYGALKRYKEAEDFFETTVTAPATAASAIQLEAYKKLGLIQLILYGELRNPPRYVSSAVNRIYKAQTAYMNFAKTYGSANLNDIPASDVEAFTRDNNMGLLKQAIARIPYWAVHKLTKVYVSLSLTEIGQAIKVSDPATVRTLIQTMITTGEIHATISPSGIVKFEDPPLQTINEAEGERLLGLARAQCLKLMELDKQIAKGKPYISAALREREHSTSEFGPSYMGEESDYPGALVTMRSSPKPCGSLSIILVTTMAEKVDYIPLSQGLRAPALPQNKTKTSPLVRAARILGVAAIMLLGIRAVLPSGSVSRLGRAAGCGSHRKLVHDSKFRLPSHYTLPSGDQIPSVALGAVPLLLNQDLVSDSQFVNSLGTWKAPRGQVGDAVKTALKAGYRHIDGAWIYRNEEEVGQAIKESGVDRKDLWLTSKLWNSFHKPEDIEPVLDETLRHLQTSYLDLYLIHWPVAFKEPGPNGEIRVDHELTENPLPTWKKLEELVAKGKIRNIGVSNFNVRRLTNLTSAPDIRIRPAINQVELNFFNPQPELVKWSKENKVLLESYSPLGSNDQVGESLKNPVVQDIAKDLKITPAQVIISWHVQRGTVVLPKSVTPSRVEENLHIFKLPEEQFEKLEKAAASHPPHRVVDPSKSWGVDVFEDEKQ, encoded by the exons ATGGCACCTATCGAGTCATTGGAGCAAGTCATACAAAGCGCACAGAGTCCAATTTCACAGGATCCAACAGCGCACTCAAACCAACTTCGTAGCCTCGCGAAGAAACCAGGTGGAAATATTATCTTTGGATCTCTCTTGCCCGTCGCGCCTCCGACTCCTGTAGAAGGCGACGCGCCTCCTGAGCCCCCCGCATCCACCCAAAATGACCCACTCGATCTTATAGACCCAGCGCATTCTACGCTTGTTGCTCTGTTTATACT GTCTGCTCGAGTATTACCAGAATCCGCGGCCCCTCCACCTCTCCAGCATATTTCTAACTTTTGTACAAACTTTAATCCAGAACACGCAAGGTTAGCACCTGAACGAG TCACGATGCTTGCTCAAGGAATATATACCCTCGCGGAACGAAACCAGGCG ATTTCCGACGCCATCCCGCTGTTGATGAGCCTCGTGAGGAGATATCCGCCACATGTAGGGTATCTAACAACGATTCACCCGTTGTTACTTGCG GCATGTGTGCAGGCGCGCCATTTCACGACTGTGATACCCATACTTGCAGAAGGAATTACAGAGATTGACACTCAG ATTAGTGACGTCCAGTATACAGACAATTTACAATATCACTATTTGGGTGGTTGTATTTATGGGGCGCTGAAGCGGTACAAAGAGGCGGAAGATTTTTTCGAGACA ACAGTCACTGCACCAGCGACTGCTGCATCTGCCATTCAACTCGAGGCATACAAGAAACTGGGATTAATTCAATTAATTCTCTACGGCGAA TTACGAAATCCTCCACGATATGTATCCAGTGCAGTGAACCGCATTTACAAGGCTCAGACAGCATATATGAACTTTGCCAAGACCTATGGCTCGGCCAATTTGAATGACATCCCAGCGAGTGATGTAGAAGCATTTACTCGG GACAACAACATGGGCCTTTTAAAACAAGCCATTGCCCGTATTCCTTACTGGGCGGTTCATAAACTGACGAAGGTCTACGTTTCGTTGAGTTTGACCGAGATTGGGCAAGCAATCAAGGTTTCGGACCCAGCCACTGTGCGAACTCTGATTCAGACTATG ATCACAACTGGCGAGATACATGCAACGATTTCCCCATCTGGAATAGTCAAGTTTGAGGACCCGCCGCTTCAAACAATCAACGAAGCCGAGGGTGAACGATTACTTGGCTTGGCTCGAGCACAGTGCTTGAAGCTTATGGAACTGGATAAACAAATTGCGAAGGGCAAGCCTTATATTTCTGCT GCTTTACGAGAAAGAGAACACAGTACATCAGAATTCGGCCCGAGCTATATGGGCGAAGAAAGCGATTACCCAGGGGCCTTGG TAACGATGAGATCATCACCGAAACCTTGTGGTTCGTTGAGCATCATTCTGGTCACCACCATGGCTGAGAAAGTCGACTACATTCCCCTTTCCCAGGGACTTCGCGCTCCTGCGTTGCCtcaaaataaaacaaaaacTAGCCCATTAGTTCGTGCTGCGCGTATTTTAGGCGTTGCTGCCATCATGCTCCTTGGTATTCGTGCCGTATTGCCATCTGGAAGCGTCTCCCGTCTTGGACGCGCGGCCGGGTGTGGGAGCCATAGGAAGCTTGTTCACGACTCCAAATTCAGGCTCCCGTCTCACTATACTCTACCTTCAGGCGATCAAATTCCGTCCGTTGCCCTTGGTGCGGTACCATTGCTTTTAAACCAAGATTTAGTAAGCGACTCACAGTTTGTTAATTCCTTAGGCACGTGGAAGGCTCCTCGGGGTCAGGTTGGTGATGCAGTCAAG ACCGCGCTCAAAGCT GGATATCGACACATCGACGGCGCCTGGATCTACCGGAACGAAGAGGAGGTCGGCCAAGCTATCAAGGAGAGCGGAGTCGACCGAAAGGATCTGTGGTTGACCTCCAAG CTCTGGAACTCGTTCCACAAGCCTGAGGATATTGAGCCCGTACTTGATGAAACTTTGCGCCATTTACAAACGAGCTACTTGGATTTGTATCTCATTCACTG GCCAGTTGCTTTCAAGGAACCAGGGCCCAATGGAGAGATTCGAGTTGACCACGAGTTGACAGAGAACCCACTTCCAACTTGGAAGAAGCTCGAAGAACTGGTGGCCAAAGGGAAGATTCGCAACATTGGAGTTAGCAA CTTCAACGTCCGCCGTCTGACGAATCTTACCAGTGCTCCTGATATTCGTATCAGACCTGCCATCAACCAGGTGGAGCTGAACTTCTTTAACCCTCAGCCAGAGCTGGTGAAATGGTCAAAGGAGAACAAGGTTTTGCTCGAATCATATTCGCCTTTAGGGTCTAACGACCAA GTTGGTGAATCGCTGAAGAACCCGGTGGTGCAAGATATTGCCAAAGATCTGAAGATCACACCTGCACAGGTCATCATTTCCTGGCATGTTCAACGTGGA ACTGTAGTCCTTCCTAAGAGTGTAACGCCTTCTCGTGTAGAAGAAAACCTTCATA TCTTCAAACTTCCTGAAGAGCAATTCGAGAAGCTTGAGAAAGCCGCAGCCTCTCATCCTCCACACCGGGTAGTTGATCCTAGCAAGTCATGGGGTGTTGATGTTTTTGAGGACGAAAAGCAGTGA
- a CDS encoding F-box and WD-40 domain protein produces the protein MQGEATVSPPRHLSRRSLPSSSSVPRSGSRLRTLLGLNQPQPEPRSDLHDTLYIVPRQAADAHDMRVFENVARMYEGGSRSYDTCENGRVLTPTPDPGCSGGMGMGRGLLPRLLEMITTPKRKGKSKIVYDIDGELLPLDGEEGELIDDEACFMEPNDSDGIDLLVMLPPELALYILSQLDLDSVVACLAVSHAWRRLASDDTVWRTLFYRQSGWFVNIPRRQAQILASQTLPAQSSQSRSPSLLSSLAPSSRRTSAEPTRPPANLSQGEFSLNWPDLFRQRHKVARKWYFGAAKSNKLAGHLDSVYCLELDTAADTIVTGSRDRSIKIWSGFMCSGSSDRTIRVWERAAGSWGVKAVLSGHAGGVLDLRIDDKWIVSCSKDTFIRVWDRQTLQQHCVLKGHEGLSTLSAFKVTKSLVQAEMDDTIISGSNDRKIKVWSASTGDCLFTLPGHELLVRALAYDSVSRRLVSASYDRTIKVWEFGEGRQDGWKLVREFKNLHDSHIFDVKFDATKIVSTSHDQKILVLDFAYDVDALLFT, from the exons ATGCAGGGCGAGGCAACCGTTAGTCCTCCGCGACACCTCTCACGGCGCTCCCTACCGTCCAGCTCCAGTGTCCCTCGAAGCGGTAGCCGACTCCGGACATTACTCGGGCTGAACCAACCTCAGCCTGAGCCTCGGTCAGACTTGCATGATACGCTGTATATAGTCCCTCGTCAGGCGGCCGACGCACACGATATGAGGGTCTTTGAGAATGTAGCGAGAATGTATGAAGGTGGAAGTCGGTCTTACGATACGTGTGAGAACGGACGAGTTCTTACCCCCACGCCGGATCCTGGATGTTCGGGTGGGATGGGGATGGGCCGAGGATTATTACCACGACTCTTGGAAATGATCACCACCCCTAAGCGAAAGGGAAAGTCTAAAATTGTGTACGATATAGATGGAGAGCTACTTCCTCTGGACGGCGAGGAGGGTGAATTGATTGATGACGAGGCTTGTTTCATGGAGCCCAACGACTCCGACGGGATAG ACCTGTTGGTCATGTTACCGCCTGAGCTGGCGCTGTACATCTTGTCACAATTGGATCTGGATTCGGTCGTCGCATGTTTAGCGGTATCACATGCTTGGCGTCGGCTTGCCTCCGACGACACAGTCTGGCGAACACTCTTTTATCGACAGTCGGGCTGGTTCGTCAACATTCCGCGACGACAGGCCCAGATACTCGCTTcccagaccttgcctgcccAATCGTCGCAATCACGTTCCCCATCACTCCTTTCTTCGCTTGCACCCTCATCTCGACGGACCTCTGCTGAACCGACACGACCTCCCGCAAATTTGAGCCAAGGAGAGTTCTCACTCAACTGGCCAGACCTCTTCAGGCAACGACATAAGGTCGCCAGGAAATGGTATTTTGGGGCTGCCAAGTCGAACAAGCTGGCGGGCCACCTCGATAGTGTGTACTGCCTGGAACTTGACACCGCGGCAGATACCATCGTCACTGGTTCCCGAGACCGTTCCATCAAAATTTGGAGT GGCTTCATGTGTTCCGGGAGTAGCGATAGGACAATCAGGGTGTGGGAACGGGCCGCTGGGTCTTGGGGAGTTAAAGCGGTCTTGAGTGGACATGCGGGTGGAGTTCTGGATTTGAGGATAGACGACAAGTGGATTGTCAGCTG TTCAAAGGACACCTTCATCCGGGTCTGGGATCGCCAAACGCTTCAACAGCACTGTGTCTTGAAGGGACATGAGGGCCTGTCAACGCTGTCGG CCTTCAAGGTAACCAAGTCGTTAGTGCAAGCGGAGATG GACGATACAATTATTTCCGGCTCCAATGACCGTAAAATCAAAGTTTGGTCTGCCTCGACTGGGGATTGTCTGTTTACGTTACCGGGGCACGAGCTGTTGGTTCGCGCGCTGGCGTATGATTCCGTGTCGCGACGGCTTGTCAGCGCAAGTTACGATCGTACGATCAAGGTTTGGGAGTTTGGTGAAGGAAGG CAGGATGGGTGGAAACTAGTCCGAGAGTTCAAGAATTTGCATGATAGTCATATTTTCGACGTCAAGTTCGATGCCACGAAAATTGTTAG CACCTCCCATGATCAAAAAATACTGGTCCTCGACTTTGCGTACGACGTAGATGCACTCCTCTTCACCTAA
- a CDS encoding helix loop helix DNA-binding domain protein gives MSASELVKSRPPRASASVTTPSQYRPIAPVTPIPVVEPPPKAKRGRKPNPGSKSAREALRKESHSRIEKRRREKINETLTALRELIAEGETNSRQQHSPPPGPEREFKLELLERTVIFVRGLLDKTRRLEQELNDLRGPVARGDEVDAESEPPRKRKKIATPSSSPNPGPSYEREPAVDDIELDESSGLSSPEPETTPPSPAPHLAGTLHSHLLFLAGACNLHGPTGASVPESQMETLDLPSPEVSLSRNPTYESRLKAGKLPGELDSSSEDTDTAAAALLLQFSSKTPMKALDEIKSLPYCLIDIGINNDDMEHLGTQIQLLA, from the exons ATGTCTGCCAGTGAGCTCGTCAAGTCTCGACCTCCCAGGGCGTCGGCATCGGTTACTACGCCGTCACAATACCGCCCCATCGCTCCCGTAACACCTATCCCGGTCGTGGAGCCCCCGCCGAAAGCTAAGCGAGGTCGTAAGCCGAATCCCGGCTCCAAGAGTGCGCGCGAGGCCCTCCGTAAAGAGTCTCATAGTCGAATTGAAAAACGAAG ACGAGAGAAGATTAACGAAACGTTGACTGCTCTCAGAGAGCTGATTGCCGAGGGCGAGACAAACTCTCGACAACAACACAGTCCTCCACCCGGTCCGGAGCGCGAGTTTAAGCTTGAGCTCTTGGAACGTACTGTGATTTTTGTGCGAGGATTGTTGGACAAGACTCGGAGACTCGAACAGGAGTTGAATGATCTTCGGGGTCCGGTGGCACGTGGCGACGAGGTCGATGCCGAGTCCGAGCCACCTCGCAAACGCAAGAAGATTGCCACCCCGTCTTCGTCTCCCAATCCTGGCCCTTCATACGAACGTGAACCGGCTGTGGATGATATCGAGCTGGACGAGAGCAGCGGCCTTTCCTCGCCCGAGCCCGAGACCACGCCTCCTTCCCCCGCCCCACACCTCGCAGGGACATTGCATTCCCATCTGCTGTTCCTCGCCGGAGCAT GTAACCTCCACGGCCCGACCGGCGCTTCGGTACCCGAGTCTCAAATGGAGACACTTGACCTTCCTTCTCCTGAAGTATCTCTTTCTCGAAACCCCACATACGAGTCTCGTTTAAAGGCTGGTAAGCTACCAGGGGAATTGGACTCGAGCTCGGAGGATACGGATACTGCGGCTGCTGCGCTCTTGCTCCAGTTCTCGAGTAAAACGCCGATGA AGGCGTTGGACGAAATCAAGTCGCTCCCCTACTGCCTGATTGATATCGGAATCAATAACGATGATATGGAACACCTTGGCACCCAGATCCAGTTGCTAGCATAG